The window CAGCATTGATTTTAAcaaccaaaattttaatatttatttgaatGAAACGTTTCCAAAATCTTTTCTATTGTTTCCAATGCCTATACTATTGTTAATGAGCAAAAACcagtttctcttttaataaaagTATAGAAATTGACTTACGATACATGTTAGTTTCATTTAATGTTGTAATGAATTACCCATATTTGAACGTTAAACCTTTAATATTGCTACAACCCGTGGTTGGGATTAATAAGTGATGTATTGATAAGAAGTgtgttttaataaaatgaaGTGTATCATGTGGTATAATAGTTTCGTGTACCAAATGATGCGGTCTAATAAATAAagtatatcccctatatattaaaagagaaacattacaacatatttttgtagccacatgtcatcaccacaatcatttttagaatccttagaaaaatatgttggtctatataaatatataataagctttttattaacctaaccataaattaatcataaatgttcttcattatttccttaaataagaatcacggaattacctaatgtggctaaagtatatatgacaattaatgattttgaataataaagatttgataaaaattagtctattctttatcatttttaaaaaatttaacatattaaaataaattaaataaccacattaactatataataaaaatttagattttttgtatattatattttaaatttttttaaacaaatataaatgactaaagttgttaaaaaatctcacattgaattttttgtgatcaatggtttaaaatttatgttataacaagatacaaatgattacgaaattacataagtaggaagtctaacttaataaatattatatatgtatattaatatttttaaaaaataagttatataccatataacataagtattttaattttgaattttgtttgattttttttataaacattttgaaaaattattgacaatttaatatttagattttaaactttgcattgaatgcttttaaaattataaattactaaaaaatttaaacatcccacaaattgtttattgttatcattgatttaaaatttttgttatacagaaatacaaacgatcaaaattaatatgagtataaaatatttttaacagatgtcaatattaaaaatgtaatatatatctatgttaatatcatttaaacttaattttataacatataaaatagaaaaagtgtttgtcaatttatttaagtatttgtacaaatttaattatatatgtaataattactaaattttttattattcaatatatatttattatttcataatatgcaaaaaatatataatactaaaaaataattaataattaatatttattccGCGCAGGGcacggatcttaacctagtatgtGGTATAATCAAATCGTGAACAAAAAGATATGGACCTAATACATAAAAGTATTGACTGTATGATTGTTAAAGAAATATAATGTAACTAACTTTTAATTGAAATTTAAAGTAagaccaaaatattattagttaataaaagggttcaaacaacttttttaagtagatttattaaaactcattcccttttaatagtattgataatgACAAATATCCTCACTTGTGTTAAAAGAGTAGTGGCAAACTGGCAATAGCAAGGTGTGGTTGAGGAAGTAATAAGAgtgtagaaaaaaaaagattctttATTATCCATGTATTCTCTTagattatattgtttttttatctgTCAATTTTTAGTGTTATTTAATCATAGTTTTtcatgattttatatatttttaatattttaagttaatttttgttttgtattttatataatatttgctattttggttttaaatatattattttgataacATTAATCATTATTAGCCTAATTGTTTTTGAAGTTcgtcttataaaaatataaattaatttgtttCAGGATAGgaatataattgtttaatattatatatattatctaatgtaagtatttaatttatattttacaacaTATTTTCAATGATGCTTCACCTTTAATCTTAAAATTAGTATTGTAATAATTATTTGGATTATATTTCCTATAAAAAAACAGGGAAACTGgctattaatattttaaaaaagtagAGAAATGAGGAGGAATCTTACCCAGCGTGAATGAGAGTTTGAGAGAAGATTCGATTGGTATTGATGTTACAGTTCTGGAGTCAAAAGTGCTCTATCAGATTCTTCCTCATTTCTCTACTTTTTTTTGCTCATTAAATGTTTTATTCTTTAGTATATAACGATGGTCCTTTAATCACTTTTTAATTATCATGACATGAAATATGACACTATTTCAAGAGATTGTCTCAACAGTTAAACGATTCCACAACAAATTGATGACAGAAAACAAGCTTTTGAGTTACTTTGGAATACTTAGTCCGGATGTTGCAACAAATTGAAGGTATGTGGTGTAATTTTCAGTTGTCCTATTTTCATATGAATTGGATACGTTGGTGTTGACTTGTTTGGCTTAAATGCTTAATGGtttctaaatcttttttttttatgttatcaGATCCATGATGTCAGCTTTACCGAGTTTCTTTTTACTTGGAGAGAAAATAGGCAAGACACTGTTCCCGAACCTCTTATCCAAGAAGAAcatttaagtaatttatattaCTTTTGTGATCATTGTTTACGTTTTAATATGATGATAATGGTGAtctttactgtttttttttttcagatacaTGTTTGGCTATAGCCTTATTAAGAGGTCAATCTGCATTGGTTAGGATAAAGGGATCTGATAGAGCACTTTTGACTCTCGCAATGCTCCTAGTTGGTGTGGATTCTCGATATCAATCTGAATCACACGCATGGAAGAAAATTATGTAAGGAGAATGATTGTCCACCACAGGCCAAGGGGATTCGTTCAAGTTGAGCAAGATCAGTTTGAGTTATTTATTGAAAATCTACTAGTTAAAGGGCCTGTTGTAGTAGCTTTCGATGTCTTTCCAAGCTACGAGAGACAAGTAAGTGTATTGTTAATTATTCTCTTACATAGCTGTTATAAATGTTATAAAATTTATCTTGATATGTTGTGTAATAAGAATACAACTGAATTTCAGGGAATTTTTAGTCTAACAGATGTCGAGTATGAGATGCGTCTCTACCAGAGGTTTACCAAGCACTGTGTGGTTCTCTACGGAAAATGTGTAGAAGTGAAAAACCAAAAGATCAAATAATTCTGGGAGGCACTCGAATCTCGTGAGGATAAATTTGGGGATGCCAGATTCGTTTTCTTGGCTCGAGAAAAATGTCTCATCAGATAAGTGGTCGAGTTGAAGATAAACTTCTCACTCTTTCCATTTAAACTATAATATTGTGTATTAATTTCAAAATCTGAGTCTTGATGATTGTAACAAATGGAAGGTATGTGTGTAATTTTCAGTTGTCATTTTTTCAAATGAaatttgatatatggtgtttaaTTGTTTGGGTAAAATGTTTAAGTggtttcaaactttttttaatGTTATCAGATCCATAACGCCAGCTTTACATAATTTTCTTTGACATGGAGAGCAAAGAGGTAATACTATTGTTTAGattatgtttaccactttttgTTATGattgtttatgttttaatactTTTGTTATGattgtttatgttttaatactattgtttattattgttttaatacttTGTTGTGATTTTTTATAATTGATTATGATAgtttatattttactatttttgttTATGATTGTATATGATTGTTTATGATTATTTTGATACTTTTGTTatgattttttatgttttaatatttttgtttggttgtttATGATTGTTTAGGTTTGctctaaatataaatatttgttctgATTGTTtatgattgtttatttttaaatagttttgttatgaatgtttatttttaataattttgttaggattttttatgttttaatatttttgttatgatTGTTTATGACCAATCAAAACATTTAGATAATGTTTAATACTTTTGTTATGATTGTTTATGACCAATTATAAGATTTagataatgttttatatttttgttatgattgtttatgttttaatctgatgatgatgattattatattatttactaGTTCTTATAGATAATTTTTGGATTATAGTTCTCGAAAAATGTCAATCTGCATTGGTCAAAATAAATGGATCTCAAAGAACACTTCTAGATGCTGATGATTTAATGGAAGAAGTCCTTGTTCAATATCAATCAAAAACTTGCGATGCAGATTGTCTAGAAGATGTTAGTTCTTTTATGGTTAGACAATATGTACGGCAAATGACCGTTCACCACATGCCACGAAGATATGATCAAGATGTTCAAAACGAGTTTGAGAAGCTAATTGAAAAACTATTAGTCAACAGACATTCTAGTAGTAGCGTCTGATGTTTTTCCAAGCTACAATGAAGAATTTTGGGACAAGTAACTGTATTTTCATAGACAAAACTATAATTATTCTCTTACATAGCTCTGATtaatgttatataatttatcttaATATCTTGTGTAGAAACAATACAAATGAATTTCAGGGAATGTTCAATCCAACAGAGGTCAAATGTCAAATGCGTGCTTATCAGAGATTTTCGAGACATTGTGTGGTTTTGTACGGGAAATGTGTACAAGTGCATGTTTCAGCGATCCGTGAATCATGGGAGGCACTTGAAAGCCGTGAGAAAGGTTTTAGAGATGAATGTTTCGTTCGATTGGTTCGGCACAAATGTCTAATCAGAAAAGTTGTGGAGTTGAAAGTAAACTTCTCACTGTTTGtttctatttaaataataatattggtTTTTTAGTagttaattaatgtatatattgtTTATCTGTGTTTTAGGTATGATCAAGAAGATCTCATCAATGGCATGACATCATTCTCTAtccaagattttattatttatccAAGACTTCATTATCTATCGTTATTTATGTTGACTTTCTTAATTTATCTATCACTTCTTGTCTATATTGACTTTTTTAATGTATCTGTCACTTTAGTTAATTTTAATTGACTGTTAAGTAAATAATTATTCTCTTATTTTGTAGTATTTGGTCACAACAATTTGTAAGTTTTTCTTAACCAAACTACTAACGCTTTTCCCATTGGTAAAGCTTTTACAGCATCTTTCTAGAGAATTCGGAAAATATATTCCTTTGCCAATTAGAATCCGTCTCATGTATAAGTAGAGAATTCAGTTTCTAGTGATTATACTATGAACCTATTGATTTGATTCATATAGATTTGGGGAGGGGACTCACACTGTAGATCAGAAACTCATACTAATCAAGCGATTGATTCACCATTTTTCTAGTTTTATCTCGATATCAATCAGAAACTCACACTGTAGATCGTCTAGAAGATTTAAGTCATTTTGGAAAATACGTGAAGAGTTTTGATACGTGGAATTCATATACGAACAACACTTGTTGTTGAGAGTTTTGATGAGAGCAGATGTTAAACTATCATCTTTTGGTGTTAAGTAGAGGTTGTTTATGTGATGAGATAGTTGGTGAAGGTCACACACACAAGTTTCATTGTTTTGTTAAGAGCTACAAAGATGAATGTATCATGAAGTTAAGAGATGTTGGTTTACACTTATATTGTTCTACGGATCAGTGTCCCGACCTCCAGATTTCAAGCTACCACTTCCTTGGACACAACACCACGAATTGGAGCAGCTAAGTACTTATCCCATGGGTAACTTCAACTGGAAGATTGAGCAAGTTGCATATGTTTCTTGGACTTTGAACAATATTATGGTTGCAGAGAAGAGGAAAACAACATCACATGGCGGTTTGAATTACATTGAAGGTTACTGACACAGCTAGGACATCCACCGAAGGGACATTTCATCTTGTAAGCTTGTGCTTGTTGTTTCCACTCTGATGCATTGGACGAAATTCATGAGCTGATGGTGAAACAGAACTTGCCTCAAGTCTAAATGTTAGTCTATCCTTTTGATACATCTTTTTCAAAGGCTGTTTGCCTTGCCATTATGGTTGGATATGAAATAactaaaattgaatatttttaattttatcctGTTTGgtttttttgtaatataatcaaattaggttCGGTTCTGAGTTTATATAAAAGAATACTTGGTTCAATTTCAGCTTAATTCGATTTGGTTTGAGATTACTTTTGGAGTAACCAAATATTGTGTTGGAGAACCACAAATACAAAAGGACACAAACTATTTAGAGAAAACATTCCATTTCCATATCCAACAAAAATAATCTCATGAAAGAAAAAGAATGATTAGAAAAACCACGAACATACGTAAAAGTAATACAAATTCCGGAGTTTACTTACAACATGCACACACACACCTATAAGTAAAAATAGTATACAGTACATATGATAACATATATTTAAGCAATGACAGTACATATTTGATGTTTGTCTGACATATAAATTGTATAACCTACCTGACTCAGAGCGCTGCTTGGTGCACTCATCATCAAACAAGAACCAACACGACAGAAGAAGTTAATTATGTACCCAGCGACCATGACTCAAGAATCACTCCAACTATCTGAATCTTCATCCTCATCGCTTCCAGCCATTGCCTGCACCAGTGTGTATCCAACGATCATTACGTGTTTTCAGATGTGTAAGCCATTGAGAAAAACAAGTTGATATTGTATTTGGTCGAAACGCTTTGACATGAGGCCTTTAGAATTATGAAGGGCCACAAAGAGTAAAAATAAGGAGATTGAAAGAGAGACGACGGACCTGGCGTATTGTGTTTGCTTTTTCTAAGATTGCAGCTACCCTTAGGTTCGTTTTAGGACCAGTTTGAATGCTTGGACGTGTCGCTACAGCAGGCTTCAGACTAACGGACTGCATAAACAAACCAAGGTCATACAACTCCTGATCAAATTTTTCTGTGCAAGGTAAGAAGAATGTGAGTTACCTTGTTTCTTATTTGTGCAAGCAATGAATCTTTGTCAtcttgctttgatttgattggtGGTTGGACCCTCTCAGAGACTTTCTTCAGCTGGCAAATCATTAGAACAAGGGATTTAGAGAAACATTTCTTTTAGCAAGAGTATGGTATTGGAGATGAGATGTAACTGTTACCGTGCGTCTGTCATGAGCTGCAACGGCATCGACAAGCGGACTTCTTGGACGGGGAAGTTTAACCATAGGGACCTCTTCTAGTTTATCTGTGTCCAATGTAGGTGCAACAGTGAATGCGTTGACAGGCCACATAGCATCTCCCACTGAAGCAGGAGTTATCTTCTGAACCGAAGAGTTTGATGGTTCTGCTATTTCTGCACTTGAAGCATCAGGATCGGAATGACCATTATCTTCCACCTTTGCTGACTGAGGTGGTGTCAACGCTTCGGTTTCAGGACAATCTTTCTGACCTCTTGAGGTTTCTGAAACCTGCACATCTGTGTCGTCTTCGAAATCTTCGTTTTTAGCTGAAGGCTCCTGAGGCAGCTGCAATGACGACTCTTGTGAATAAACGAGCTCCTGGTTCTGAGAAGTATGGTCAGCCAAAAGATTGTTCTCTTCAGAACCAACATCCTCTATACTCCCGTGGTTAGGAATTGCAAGGAGCTCAATAGAAGGATCCGCTGACTGAGTTCTCTGGGAGCCGAAACTGTCGTACTGACTATTCAAATCAGTGGCAACGGATGGGAACTGAATGGATGAATGCAACGGCTTTTCTGATTCACTGGTCATAGACTCTCCAGGAAGTTGTTCTGATTTCTCCCTTCCTAGAGATTCTGACAGCTCTGGTGTTGACCACATTTGAACATTCAAGCTGGATCCAGAGGGTGGTGCGGCTGACGGAGCAGAACTACTGGTTTCGCCTAATTCTCCCATGAAGTTAGGAAGAAAAGATTGTGGAGCCTTTCCAATACGCCATTGCATAGGAGGAAGGGGTGGGAGCGGTGGCATGTCCTCCTGATTAGGTGTAGTGGTCTCAGGGATCAGACCAAAGCTAGGGAAAATAGGATCCAGATTCAACTCTTGCTTAGGATTGTTCCATTCTATGCCTGCTGATTGTGGTACAAACTCTAAGCCCCTGGAAACACTTGACAGCTTCAACTCCTCATCTTCTAATGCATGGCTTACACAAGGCGTTTGCACTTTAACCGACGGCTCGGTAGTCAAACTCTCTGTAAGGTTCATATTATTCGCTGGCAAAGAGTCTATGCCATTTTCATCAGGAATGCTCTCACAAGGAGATTTGGTTTCTCTGTCTCTGTTACTTTGATCAAGAGATATCATGGGACTTACAGATTCACTACCTGCCAGGTCATTATTGTCTAGGGAAGTACCCAGACCTTCTGAAGACGCTTCCAGTGGGCTTTCCTGCACTGTTTTTTCTAACGCTGAATTATTCTTCGCTGGTAATATCCCGTTAGACTCCACAGCTGTATCATGGCAGCTGTCTGTAGCTTCAGATGACGACTTAGAAGTATTGGTCGATCTCCAAGGCAGAGAACCTTTCATACTAGTGGATGACAGGCTAACAGCATGATCTTCATCATCACTGGAAATGTCAGCGTGATTATCTGATACAGCAAGGTCTTCCTTCGGGACAATGTCTGTGGATATGTTGTCCAGCCCAGGAAGGTCATGAACGCCTTCATCATGGATGTGACTGGAATGAAATTCAGCAGGTATATCAGAGATCTGTTCATCGAATCTGCTACAACTAGGTGAAGCATATCCCATCGATTTCTCTCCTCCTGAGTTAAAAGCAGAAGTCAGCATACTATCAAGTTCAGTAGGCGCGGACATTCCATTCTCCAGTGTGTCTTCATGGGACTCTGAAACAGAGACCTCAGCAGTGGTACCAAAGGCACATGACTGTTCATTGTCAACATCAGCGCTTCGAGAATCAACGCCAGAAACTGCATTAGCCACTGTAACGGAAGGGGTTTCATCATCAAGAGTATCTTCAAAGAGACTTTCGTCTATCGTACCAGGAAGACAAACTTTGGAGGCAAAATCAGGTGAAACTTCCATCTCCATCCCAGCTGAGAAAGGTAACACTTCTCCTGTTCGGCTACTACCATCACAGCTTTCAGTATCGTTGCCTGAGTTTGCTGCAACTGGAGAGTTTGTCTCAACATCATTATCAGCGACAGGTAACTGTTCACCTGTTTGACTATCAACAAACACTGGAGGACCAGGGACTGAGTTTGCTACATTTGAAGAATAATCAACCATGCAATTCTTCTGAACGGCCGTATCGTATTTGCTTCCTTCAGAAGTTGAACTAACTGACGAAGTTTCAGAAGGAAAGTTAGAGTTTTTAACATCAAAAGACGCACCAGATCTTGAATCGACTGGATCCACCTCGCTTCCATCATTGCCCCCCTTAACCGGATTAATTCTAGCAAGTTCTACAGACGTTTCAACGACTTCTGGTGCTAAAGATTGAACAGTCAGTGAACATGATTCAGCATTCTGAGAGACTGACCTTGGACTTGAACATGAATCATTGGAAATAAATGATGCCTGGCCGTCTGCATTGCTGCTACTAACTGATTCCTGAACATTAGAATCATGAGAAACTTTGTTGGCTTCAGGAGTTGCGGTAGACGAGGGACCAACCAGCTCACTTTTAACACTAGAAGTAGAAGGTAAACGTCCAGAAAATTTCTCTCCGTCAGACTGATCATCAATGGATACGCTTGCAGTGTCCGAGTAAGAAAAACTAGTGCTCCGTTTCCCAAACGAGCCTTGCCCATTTTCTGATACTGGTGTGTTTCCAACTGAATGAAGAAATGAAAATTGAGGTGGGTTTTCCCTCTTTTCATCCACATCAGAATATGTATGATGATTCCCATCATTCAACGCATCTGATCTATGCTTAAGTCTACTATACTCATCATCTGTTTCTGTTTCTGACTCCATGGTGGCTGGTGCATCAACATAATTGTCAGCCTCGCTGGTTAAATCTTCAGAATAACTCCTGTGTTGAAGAAATCCTTGCTTTCCATTCAAATTGGTCTGTGAATCCTTTGTTAAAGTCGTACCAGGGAACCCGTTGTGAGTAGATTCAGGCACAGTCTCTATGTCCTTTTCAATAAAACCCGCATTTTCCTGCTGATTTGGCAATGAAACATCTATTCTGGTTCCACCGTGAGACTTCTCCGGAGCATCCACCATACTGATTTCAGGTATATCGGTTACTACGTCTTTGGCACTATCTATATTCCATGTCAACAATTCGGGCTGGTTCAGGGAAATATTTTCATAACCTGCTTCATTGTTGACAGATGTCTGCACAAATCTCCCCATGTAGCTTTCCCCTGATTTTGAAATAAGGGAATAGCCATCCAGCTTTCTAGTTTTCAGCTTCACAACTCGCGCTGGATCTGAATGAATAGCCTCTAAATGCTCCTCCCTAAATAATTCATGCAATCTGTGCCAGATAAATGATTTGAAGCAACCATCGTCAGTCACTAGTTAATTGGAATATAGCAACTTTAGGAAACTATATATAAAGCACAAGTGAAATGACAAATATACAACACAAAAGTAGATATTACTCACTTGGCATGTGATGTCAGTGCATTTTCGGGTGTTCCTCCATTCCTCCAGTGAGATGCTCTTCTCTGCATGAGATTAGAAGAAAAACTATGACAATCTGAGAACTACACGGAGGAAGATAATATTACACATTTAAAACACCAAGACCATGAGAATCGTCCTAGGACCTGTCTAACTTCAATGCTACGtttaaacaaaaacatagaAGAACAAATTCAACTTTTTAAAGCAAATCGACCATGTTACgaacacaaaaacaaaaccaagaaGGATCACACTGAAACGCACAAGCTACAGCCTCCCTTTTGTGGAAGTACTACATACCTTTGCTTTCAGTGATTTCTTCTCTCTCTGAATATCATCCCACGACGCCTCATATGAAGATGTTTCGTGCCTAACAAATGATGGATCGGTGTAGCGTTTCAAGCATGCCCCAGCTCCCGAAATATCAAACCTAATCAAAACCCAAACAAGAGATGTCGTTACATCACCCCCATCTCTCACAAAACAACCAGAGAaacaagatttaaaaaaaaaaaaaaaaaaaatcatacttgTCCAGAAGAAATAGCCGTGGGGGACCCCGAGATTCCTCATACGAATCCATAACACATCGGGGTAAGTCACCACGCGTAACCACACTCTGCTCCATTTGTAGATTCGAATGCCACTCCACACCTGAAACAGAGTTACAAAGCTCGCTTGAAGTAATCCAAAAGCATATAGCTGACAAGAATCAAGATCATAAAGGATCGATAGAGGATTGAGCTCTTATTGATCTTATCTGTGAAATGAGTCAAAACGTAGCTAGTCTTATACATAATGAGCTTGTTCTTGGTTTACTAACCAGAAgctaaaccaaactaaaccaacACTGATTACACGGTTAACTACACTAGAACCAATCAAGCTTATGATCGATCTGACCTTTATTGGAAAAGAAGGGTGAATGATCGGTCTGGCAGAGCAACGCCTTCTCAACGAACGGTAACTCAGATTCGAGCTGTTGAACACGAGCCATAAGACCGTGGCTTCTAGAAGCTGTAGCCATCACTTCTTCGTGCAAGTCATGGAACATCTCAGCAGCAAACCTATAAGTCAATTCCCGATCAGATTCGTCGAAACTAATTTCCAATTCGACGCGATTCGAGCTCAATTACGCTAAATccacaaaaaaaacttactcGGCGAGGTCACCGAGTTGACGCAATAAGCCGACGAGACCAGCCATGGCGACGCCTTCGAGGAGAGCCTCGGGGTCATCCTTATCGGCGGATTGGTACAGATCCGGATCTGCTAATCCGTACTCGTTACGAGACTGGTACCTCGTCAACGGCATTGGTGATTGTTTGATCAGCTCGAGAGGATGATGAGTTCGCTCGTTAGGTGGAAAGAAGTTTTAAATCGAGGTAGCTACTAGTTATCTGTCTCTCTCTCCATTGAATTAATGCCCGGCCACGTTGAGACGGTTAACCAATTTCGTGAACCGGAACGGATTTGCTGTGTGTGGATTCGATTCGAGCGGCGGGTGTTAAgacggaggagagagagagagagaga is drawn from Brassica rapa cultivar Chiifu-401-42 chromosome A05, CAAS_Brap_v3.01, whole genome shotgun sequence and contains these coding sequences:
- the LOC103867105 gene encoding protein SCAR2; protein product: MPLTRYQSRNEYGLADPDLYQSADKDDPEALLEGVAMAGLVGLLRQLGDLAEFAAEMFHDLHEEVMATASRSHGLMARVQQLESELPFVEKALLCQTDHSPFFSNKGVEWHSNLQMEQSVVTRGDLPRCVMDSYEESRGPPRLFLLDKFDISGAGACLKRYTDPSFVRHETSSYEASWDDIQREKKSLKAKRRASHWRNGGTPENALTSHAKLHELFREEHLEAIHSDPARVVKLKTRKLDGYSLISKSGESYMGRFVQTSVNNEAGYENISLNQPELLTWNIDSAKDVVTDIPEISMVDAPEKSHGGTRIDVSLPNQQENAGFIEKDIETVPESTHNGFPGTTLTKDSQTNLNGKQGFLQHRSYSEDLTSEADNYVDAPATMESETETDDEYSRLKHRSDALNDGNHHTYSDVDEKRENPPQFSFLHSVGNTPVSENGQGSFGKRSTSFSYSDTASVSIDDQSDGEKFSGRLPSTSSVKSELVGPSSTATPEANKVSHDSNVQESVSSSNADGQASFISNDSCSSPRSVSQNAESCSLTVQSLAPEVVETSVELARINPVKGGNDGSEVDPVDSRSGASFDVKNSNFPSETSSVSSTSEGSKYDTAVQKNCMVDYSSNVANSVPGPPVFVDSQTGEQLPVADNDVETNSPVAANSGNDTESCDGSSRTGEVLPFSAGMEMEVSPDFASKVCLPGTIDESLFEDTLDDETPSVTVANAVSGVDSRSADVDNEQSCAFGTTAEVSVSESHEDTLENGMSAPTELDSMLTSAFNSGGEKSMGYASPSCSRFDEQISDIPAEFHSSHIHDEGVHDLPGLDNISTDIVPKEDLAVSDNHADISSDDEDHAVSLSSTSMKGSLPWRSTNTSKSSSEATDSCHDTAVESNGILPAKNNSALEKTVQESPLEASSEGLGTSLDNNDLAGSESVSPMISLDQSNRDRETKSPCESIPDENGIDSLPANNMNLTESLTTEPSVKVQTPCVSHALEDEELKLSSVSRGLEFVPQSAGIEWNNPKQELNLDPIFPSFGLIPETTTPNQEDMPPLPPLPPMQWRIGKAPQSFLPNFMGELGETSSSAPSAAPPSGSSLNVQMWSTPELSESLGREKSEQLPGESMTSESEKPLHSSIQFPSVATDLNSQYDSFGSQRTQSADPSIELLAIPNHGSIEDVGSEENNLLADHTSQNQELVYSQESSLQLPQEPSAKNEDFEDDTDVQVSETSRGQKDCPETEALTPPQSAKVEDNGHSDPDASSAEIAEPSNSSVQKITPASVGDAMWPVNAFTVAPTLDTDKLEEVPMVKLPRPRSPLVDAVAAHDRRTLKKVSERVQPPIKSKQDDKDSLLAQIRNKSVSLKPAVATRPSIQTGPKTNLRVAAILEKANTIRQAMAGSDEDEDSDSWSDS